In Phlebotomus papatasi isolate M1 chromosome 1, Ppap_2.1, whole genome shotgun sequence, the following proteins share a genomic window:
- the LOC129799498 gene encoding solute carrier family 25 member 45, with protein MKLVYCDFLAGCFGGTCGMLVGYPLDTIKCWQQASNCRVGTAMYKIIVMNNGLKGFYRGMTFPVLTTGLLNSMLFGIYGNTLRNLQLNVPDDEKRKKLQPRHIFIAGSVGGFLQAFVANPIELVKIRLQTRSCVTSGSWECLKNILKTEGFLGLYRGLTPMICRDIFPYGIYMLAYEQILNIMGCLPYIQEQRRRNAEMKLTSVNSNLELMLTTVSGSIAGVLSWIFVIPFDVIKTIMQAEPNPYVYKNMFHCISVNVKKSGWRSLFRGSCMLLVRAVPVNVATFIGYEYCLEKCKKNLIIK; from the exons ATGAAACTTGTCtattgtgattttttggctgGATGTTTTGGTG GAACATGTGGGATGTTAGTGGGGTATCCTTTGGATACAATAAAATGCTGGCAACAAGCCTCAAATTGTCGCGTAGGAACAGCCATGTACAAGATTATTGTGATGAACAATGGG CTCAAAGGTTTCTACAGAGGTATGACCTTTCCAGTCCTTACAACAGGTCTTCTCAATTCCATGCTTTTTGGTATCTACGGGAACACTCTGAGGAACCTCCAGCTGAATGTTCCTGATGATGAGAAACGGAAGAAATTGCAGCCTCGGCATATTTTCATCGCAGGTTCAGTTGGAGGATTTTTGCAAGCGTTCGTGGCAAATCCGATTGAATTGGTAAAGATTAGACTGCAGACCCGATCGTGCGTAACTAGCGGTTCGTGGGAGTGTTTAAAGAACATTTTAAAGACTGAGGGTTTCCTTGGGCTCTACAGAGGACTTACACCGATGATTTGTCG TGATATATTTCCATATGGGATTTATATGTTAGCTTATGAACAAATCCTCAACATTATGGGGTGTTTGCCGTATATTCAAGAGCAGAGAAGACGCAATGCTGAGATGAAATTGACGAGTGTCAATAGTAATCTCGAATTAATGCTCACCACAGTATCAGGCTCAATTGCTGGCGTTCTTTCCTGGATTTTTGTCATACCATTCGACGTGATCAAGACCATAATGCAGGCAGAGCCAAATCCCTacgtttataaaaatatgttccattGTATTTCTGTAAATGTTAAG AAAAGTGGCTGGAGATCGCTTTTTCGTGGAAGCTGTATGCTTCTCGTCAGGGCAGTCCCAGTGAATGTGGCTACCTTTATTGGCTATGAGTATTGCTTGGAGAAATGTAAAAAGAATCTCATAATAAAGTAA